From a single Hydrogenispora ethanolica genomic region:
- a CDS encoding TolB family protein: MKRFDIIIFLNIFLLFIISNFLQGCTLKDKLTGYLLIPMSTALDQNVGIFTIDLKNNEQLNKYFLDKKYKYVSFPVMKDGNLYCIAQNTKDNYYAIVEIKENRVSEIIKSDRKIISYSIEPNEKIVFIQEQNSRSYIFSKSAQGGRITRLYDGEIDEESKPIIDSDGSVIFVSRDDRIFNIKRVHDNGEIKSLVNGRYPLLMNAGTDLIYYKSRSIMRYNLSNRKEKRIKSDITLEETPVLSPDEKYLAFFEIDYVSTFGGEWTDFLSIMSLNSREKRHIKAYNKARIRLTLSGIDWVDNK; encoded by the coding sequence ATGAAGAGGTTTGATATAATTATATTTTTAAATATTTTTTTGCTTTTTATAATATCCAATTTTCTTCAAGGATGTACTTTAAAAGATAAATTAACTGGATATTTATTAATTCCTATGAGTACAGCCTTAGATCAAAACGTCGGAATATTTACGATAGATTTGAAGAACAATGAACAATTGAATAAATATTTTTTGGACAAAAAATATAAATATGTAAGTTTTCCGGTGATGAAAGATGGAAATTTATACTGTATTGCCCAAAATACTAAAGATAATTACTATGCAATTGTAGAAATAAAAGAAAATCGTGTTTCAGAAATTATTAAATCAGATAGAAAAATTATCAGTTATTCTATTGAGCCAAACGAGAAAATTGTATTTATTCAAGAGCAAAATAGCAGATCATATATTTTTTCTAAAAGTGCCCAAGGTGGTCGTATTACAAGACTTTATGATGGGGAGATCGATGAAGAGAGTAAACCAATAATTGATTCCGATGGTTCTGTAATATTTGTGTCAAGAGACGATAGAATATTTAATATTAAGCGGGTTCATGATAACGGGGAAATAAAATCATTAGTAAACGGGAGGTATCCGTTATTAATGAATGCCGGGACAGATTTGATATATTATAAATCCCGTTCGATAATGAGGTATAATCTGTCAAATCGAAAAGAAAAAAGAATAAAGTCAGATATTACTTTAGAGGAAACCCCTGTTTTAAGCCCGGATGAAAAATATCTCGCTTTTTTTGAAATTGATTATGTTTCTACCTTTGGAGGGGAATGGACCGACTTCTTAAGTATCATGTCATTAAATAGCCGAGAAAAAAGACATATTAAGGCTTACAATAAGGCTAGAATAAGATTAACCTTAAGTGGAATTGATTGGGTTGATAACAAATGA